TGAAGTAGACTATGGGATTCTGATGGCACTCTGTGGAGCAGAATTTCTTGTACTGTAAATACCTCAAAAAAAACTGGGTTGACTGCCCTATTCACCTCTGTTTTATATAGGTGGCTATTACATGTTTATTGAGGGGGATAGTGTGGTCCATGGCGACTCAGCCCGAATAATGAGTCCCGTCTGCCACACCTCCGGCAAGCAGTGTTTGAGTTTCTGGTTTCACATGTACGGCCTGGCAACTGCTATGTCACTCAACCTCTACATATTTGAGAACAATCGTGCCATAAAAATATGGTCCAGGGCCAACAACCAGGGTAACAGCTGGTACCAAGGCCAGGTTGAAATCAAACCACAACAGCCATTCCAGGTAAGTTACTACATGTGCACATTGCAAGTACAATGCGTTGATGTCAATGAATTCAGAGGACAAAATATTAAGTGCTCTAGGCAGACATGATGGATGAGTGATTGTTTGTTGTTTCAGATCATCATAGAAGGCATCAGGGGCTCAGATCCTCGCTCAGATGTGTCCATAGATGATGTGTCCATAGTGCATGGTGCATGTGAATGTAAGTGTTGTAGATATAAATGTGTAGATATAAATGTGGCAGGGTCCGTGACTACTTTCAGTCTTCTTTTTTTAGCTTTGCTCATCTTAAAAATATTACTTCACTACTTCAGACTCTCCTTCAGAAATACTGTTGTTAACTTTAAAGTATattgtaaatacagtatatatatatataatctttttgtatatttatgattaaaaagaTCTCCAATTACTTTGATCTCAAAACATTGGCAGATTTGTCTGCAGAAGATGTGGACTTGACCACTCTGGCACCCCATCCATATACTCCAAACTTTATTGACCCCCATCCAAGTAAGACTtcctataataatattaatgtaaaagtgATGTAGAACACTGTTTGCAACACAATTAATTTTCATCACCTGTTGATTTATCAAGTGAGATCAGATATTCACACAGTATTCATAGGTAATTGTTCCTGTACATGTTTTTGTAGTTCAGACTGCAAAGGACATGCGTTTGTTTCTCATGGAATGCATGAACttgtaaaatgtacagtatatcttcaatgcaattaaaacataaaagtcttgtgaataaaaatgtaaagtgggTGGATAGTAGAAATTAGGAGTTATAcacaaaagaatagaaaataacaaaaagtaacaGGGATTCGTGAGAAATCAGACatcattttatagtttttgatgtttaaaaacgCTGTCACATGCATCATCGTTGTGGATCAGAGTATGGTTAACTGCTTGGCATGATTATATGGTTGCTTTGTTTTGACAGATTGCAGAATGAACTGTGATTTTGAAAGCGACATTTGCAGTTGGACTCAGATGGTGACTGATGCTTTTGATTGGACAAGACACAGAGGCTCCACCCCCACATCAATGACTGGTCCCTCCTCTGACCACACAACAGGAAGTGGGTTAATTtccaatattattttacatactgGTCAAGTTTTTTGGACCATTTTCCTAATTTACATTTTCCAAATGTCTCCTTTTCCTTTCCCAGGTGGGTTTTATATGTACATTGAGGGTGACAGTGTAACTCATGGCGACACGGCTCGTCTCCTCAGTGCTGAATGTGCTGACCCTCAACCTCAATGTCTTCAGTTCTGGTACCACATGTATGGCTCCAGCTGGACCATGGGAATGAGCGTCTACCTGCTGCAATATGGCAATGTGGCCAAAGAGGTGTGGAGGAAGAGAGAAGACCAGGGAAACATGTGGCATCTTGCGCGGGTGGACCTGAGACCAGATGCTAAGTTTCAGGtcagtaaaagaaaaatgtattgtttatttttaattgaacataTTAGATactaaacatactaaaacatgagAAACAATCTATAGAAATACATGTTATTGGTCTATCAGGTAATCTTTGAGGGACGTAGAGGAAGCTCAGCCCGGTCAGATGTTGCCATCGATGACGTCTCACTGCACAGAGGAGCCTGTAACGGTATGTTTCTACTCTGTAAAAACATTCAGCTTTAAACACAGGTCAACTTATTTAGCAAAAAAGACTGCTAAATTTTGTGTAGGTTTATTAACTTGATGTGTTGACAGTTGTAAATATCGTTCAGATTTACCAAACCAGGTGGCTTCACCTTCAGTCCCACTGCCACAACCTGCAGCCATCCAACGTAGAGAAATTCCAAACACCTCAGCTTGTAAGTTCACTATCAACCACCACAGTGTGATCACATTGTTATGACTGATGATGCCATACCAATCCCACAATTAATTCTCTGCATCTTCTATTGCTTTCAGAAAGAGATTAATAACACTGTTATTGAAATGCATTTCTTTCTCCAGCTTGTAGCATCAGTTGTGATTTTGAAAAAGACATTTGCGCTTGGTCTCAGTTGGCGACTGATGTTTTTGATTGGACAAGACACAGAGGCTCCACCCCCACATCAATGACTGGTCCCTCCTCTGACCACACAACAGGAAGTAGGTCTTGATTACTAGGTCTTGAAGtcattcaatcattttaaaatcaaaatcgtgacaattattttacataaactatatatgtgtgttgCACAACTTCTTTCCCAGGTGGGTTTTATATGTACATTGAGGGTGACAGTGTAACTCATGGCGACACAGCTCGTCTCCTCAGTGCAGAATGTGCTGACCCTCaacctcagtgtcttcagttcTGGTACCACATGTATGGCTCCAGCTGGACCATGGGAATGAGCGTCTACCTGCTGCAATATGGCAATGTGGCCAAGGAGGTGTGGAGGAAGAGAGAAGACCAGGGAAACATGTGGCATCTTGCACGGGTGGACCTGAGACCAGATGCTAAATTCCAGGTCAGTTCATCTTTTTGGAATCCTTCAAATGTTAAACATGCGAAATGATGACCAAGAATGTTTGAGCAGAGACATTGAGGACagaaagaaatttttttattgatctaTCAGGTGATCTTTGAGGGACGTAGAGGAAGCTCAGCCCGGTCAGATGTTGCCATCGATGACATCTCACTGCACAGAGGAGCCTGTAGCGGTGTGTTTCTACTCTGCTGTGGCCCTTATTAAATACATTCAGCTTTAAAAACAAGTCAACTTATTTAGCAAAAAAGACTGCTACATTTTGTGTAGGTTTATTAACTTGATGTGTTAACAGTTGTAAATATCATTCAGATTTACCAAACCAGGTGGCTTCACCTTCAGTCCCACTGCCACAACCTGCAGCCATCCAACGTAGAGAAATTCCAAACACCTCAGCTTGTAAGTTCACTATCAACCACCACAGTGTGATCACATTCTGTTATGACTGATGATTCCATATCAATCCCACAattaacccgtttaatcccaccggtcacaatagtgaccgtaaaaaaggttttcatttataaagctctaaaaaccttactgactgatgttttagtgtacttcctgcaaatatggaaaaaataaaggggtctcaattaaatatgtgcagttttacatgattagtgcaaattgtcacatgaccagagcagcctatttcctgtttgcaccttgagaagatgatgactgcatcaaagctccaaaactaaaggctagtaaagtgtcttgacataaatatatgacaaagatttttggtacacatgTCCTTTAGgatgtctagtattaatatatgcattcacatatatttagttttgttgagtgtggtcatagaatgagtaaacatgttgatggtcacaatagtgaccggtgggataacagCGAACTTAGGTaaacaatataaatctaattgcagttgctggtaaaaatgcaataaaatgttgcaataacaaaatattgcactaaattaaaaaaatcaaatgttagaAAAAATGAACAGCAATGATGTGGTAATACTCtaagcattaatataaaaattgtattttatattttacaatttttttttttttaactgtgttcctatcaatgttgcataagtttttttttcttttttttctgcataatagtaaccctagaatgtgatcaaacagtttaaaatagctgggctaaaatatctaaccatatttatgactgcagaaatatgttatttctgtacacacattatcccaccggtcacaattgtgtccgaacataaaacacaatttttcactcacttttccaaaaaaatttcaaaaaaataattattgattatttcaaagggttactaatgacacatcatttggatattttcatgtctgggaaaatattgggattaaacgggttaatTCTCTGCATCTTCCATTGCTTCCAGAAAGAGACTGATGACACCgttaatgaaatgtgtttctttACTCCAGCTTGTAGCATCAGTTGTGATTTTGAAAAAGACATTTGCGCTTGGACTCAGTTGGCGACTGATGTTTTTGATTGGACAAGACACAGAGGCTCCACCCCCACATCAATGACTGGTCCCTCCTCTGACCACACAACAGGAAGTAGGTCTTGATTACTAGGTCTTGAAGtcattcaatcattttaaaatcaaaatcgtgacaattattttacataaactaTATACGTGTGTTGCACAACTTCTTTCCCAGGTGGGTTTTATATGTACATTGAGGGTGACAGTGTAACTCATGGCGACACGGCTCGTCTCCTCAGTGCTGAATGTGCTGAACCTCAACCTCAATGTCTTCAGTTCTGGTACCACATGTATGGCTCCAGCTGGACCATGGGAATGAGCGTCTACCTGCTGCAATATGGCAATGTGGCCAAAGAGGTGTGGAGGAAGAGAGAAGACCAGGGAAACATGTGGCATCTTGCACGGGTGGACCTGAGACCAGATGCTAAGTTCCAGGTCAGTTCATCTTTTTGGAatcctttaaatgttaaacatGTGAAACGATGACCAAGAATGTTTGAGCAGAGACATTGAggacagaaagaaaaatgttttattgatctATCAGGTGATCTTTGAGGGACGTAGAGGAAGCTCAGCCCGGTCAGATGTTGCCATCGATGACGTCTCACTGCACAGAGGAGCCTGTAGCGGTGTGTTTCAACTCTGCTGTGGCCCTTATTAAATACATTCAGCTTTAAAAACaagtcaacttattttgcaaaaaaGACTGCTACATTTTGTGTAGGTTTATTAACTTGATGTGTTAACAGTTGTAAATATCGTTCAGATTTACCAAACCAGGTAGCTTCACCTTCAGTCCCACTGCCACAACCTGCAGCCATCCAACGTAGAGAAATTCCAAACACCTCAGCTTGTAAGTTCACTATCAACCACCACAGTGTGATCACATTCTGTTATGACTGATGATGCCATACCAATCCCACAATTAATTCTCTGCATCTTCCATTGCTTCCAGAAAGAGACTGATGACACCgttaatgaaatgtgtttctttACTCCAGCTTGTAGCATCAGTTGTGATTTTGAAAAAGACATTTGTGCTTGGACTCAGTTGGCAACTGATGTTTTTGATTGGACAAGACACAGAGGCTCCACCCCCACATCAATGACTGGTCCCTCCTCTGACCACACAACAGGAAGTAGGTCTTGATTACTAGGTCTTGAAGtcattcaatcattttaaaatcaaaatcgtgacaattattttacataaactgtatatgtgtgttgCACAACTTCTTTCCCAGGTGGGTTTTATATGTACATTGAGGGTGACAGTGTAACTCATGGCGACACGGCTCGTCTCCTCAGTGCAGAATGTGCTGACCCTCaacctcagtgtcttcagttcTGGTACCACATGTATGGCTCCAGCTGGACCATGGGAATGAGTGTCTACCTGCTGCAATATGGCAATGTGGCCAAGGAGGTGTGGAGGAAGAGAGAAGACCAGGGAAACATGTGGCATCTTGCGAGGGTGGACCTGAGACCAGATGCTAAGTTCCAGGTCAGTCAAAGTTTGAGAACTACTGTATCTAATATTCACTAAATGGTCCATGTTAAGTAAACATTACTAaacttttttatcagtttaatttaAGGTGCAGGCTTGAACTTCTtctatatactgtaaaaactatataaataaaaatgtttgattgaGTGGCATTTAGTAatgaaaaaatttgtttttgatcTATCAGGTGATCTTTGAGGGACGTAGAGGAAGCTCAGCCCGGTCAGATGTTGCCATTGATGACATTTCACTGCACAGAGGAGCCTGTAGTGGTATGTTTCTACTTTGATGTGGCCCTTAGTATAAGCAACCTAATGTGTTGAATAGTTGTAAATAAATTCAATAGACATATCATCTAACTTCAGTACCAAAGCATGTCTGTGAaacctctctctctgtccctgcaGAGAtcactctctctgacacacatggataTTCTGACAGCATTAGCGAAAATAACCCGATAAAGCTGAATGAGGAGGAGGCAAAGAATGAGTTTGGAGAGAGCTGGAAAGCAACAGATGACAAAATCACAGCAAGACGGAGGTAGAGAggcttttataattataatatatatatatatatatatatatatatatatatatatatatatatatatatatatatatatatatatatatatatatattccgttGTCATAGTGAGTGTAGACTGATgtgaaaactaaatttaatttaaaaacattttaacatatgaaCATTGTGTGATTGTAATTTATCTACTGAATTAATTGCATAATATGgtatgattattaatttattaaaggtcATGTATATATGTCAGAGAGTAATTACTGAATACTTTTTTGCATGTTATATAGTATATAGTCACATTTATGCAAGATGTTTGCTGTATTGCATGATTTGGTTTTAATATGTCCAGCTTTCTGCTCCTGTATAACATCTTAGGTGAAATTATGCAACGATTTAAGAAACACTGATGTtagcttatgtttttttttttttaacaaacatgatTGACATCAGTATGATAATATGCCTTTTATCTTTGGTATGCAGGCGGTCCCTGCTGCAAAGGGAACGTTCCTGGGCTTGAGCTGAAATACTTCCTTCATATGAGGCAAACGGTTAGCTGAAAGCACCTGTCATCTGTCTATATGGACCTCCTTGTTTTAGCAAGATCATTTGGTGTGTTAGTGTTGTTTACTTAGGAAGTAACTCTTATCACCTCTAACATAGTAATTTCATATTACACTTCATATTACATATTCATGTTACACCATAGAAAGATAGGGTGTTTTTCTCTAGTGTCAGTGAAGTTTACACATCTCCTTGCAGAGGAACCACATTACATTTACTATGATAACGTTACATTAATGTTTGAACATCCACAAAATGTCCAAAtacttgttttaattttcaaCAATTTACCTACTGTTTTATCACTTAAAAAACTAGCTAActtctttttgttaaatgttttatgtatatgtatgttatttgtcagacatgtttttttctttcatttaataaacattaatttcatccGGGTAACACCTTCCTAAAACCCTGTAACTTCATTAACCTTCAAACtatacaaatcttaaaaaaaatcataccataAAAAACATCATACCTACAAATcctaacaaaaattaaaattataaacataataaatttataaacagCAAAACCTGCTTAGCAAGATGTAGATGCAAAATGGTATTTCAGCCTCAAGAAAATTCAGCAGCTCTACTTCAATACATAGTGAAGTGGCAGTTGAGTTGGACACAAACCTGAACAGGATGAAGGTTTTTGTTGTCCATTTCTGGCTTTTCTTACTGCTTCTATACTAAAGAAAGAAGAACCTGGCATCAGGTAAGTCAGACAACACACTCCAGGCAACCTGCATGTGTAAACATGTTCTGTGATAAACTACAGGTAACAAGAAACTCACAAAAGATAACCACGGGCTGCATTATTTTCCCCCTACAACCACAGTAAAACCTCAATTTCCTTGCACACACTTCACATTCATAAAGCTGATGGTCTGCTTAACCACATATATAAAGTATTTCcataatatttcatttgtttagatttaaattttagAAAGCTGTGAAATCTCACAATTCCAATTTCgataacattttaacaatacttgtTTAAAAACAGCCTGGTGCCACAACTCTTCAATGTCATAGAAGCTCCCCAAAAACAGTAAAGCTATGTAACCACTAGCAGGCACTACATGATAAGAGCTAACTAAATTTAGTTTACTCTTGTTTAAATGATGAAGCAGACTGCATCAGACTACTGCATAATGtattttttctcaccattccACCTGTCCGGCTTTACCACTAAACTCAACATTTATACCATCAATACcttcacaaacagcatcaccagtcTTATCACTATTTCCAACATCCCAACAATTTTCAATGCAAGCCTTACCATCATCACTACAGTCATCATCGTCCCCAACCTTCACACCATCTTCATCATCTGCATCATCAAGCAGATCATCTTCATCTTCACCAGTGTCAGCACAATCAGCGTTATCATTCACACTATCATCAATGCCACCATCTTCAGCAATAACTTCAACACTAACTTTATTAACCTCACTATCTTTACTTACATCTTCATCACCAACATTAATATCATTATCATCTTTCTCATCAACACCATCTTCACCTGTCCCACAATTGTCATTATCATCACCATTATCTTCATAACACCATACTCAGCACAATCTTCATCAGTACcaatatcatcatcatcttcttcaacATCTTCATCACTAACATTACCATCATCAACACCATCTTCATCTATCCCACTATCAGCATCAACCTCATCAGCACAGCCCTCACAGTCAGCAAACTCTGCATCATCTACCTCATCCTTACTGTCATCAACAGACTCGCAGCCTTCATCACCATCCACACCAACTTTATCTTTAACATTAACATCTTCATCATTATCAACACCTTCAGTACTATCAACTCCACCATCCTCATCATCTTTACCTTCCACAGCAGCATCTTCATCAGTCCCACTATCGCCATCCTCatattcttttttcttcatatatttcTTCATATTCTACACTATTATCTAcaccatcttcatcatcttcaccaCCATCTTTATCATCATCACCATCTTCAATACTATCAACAACACCATCCTCATTATCTTCAATATTCTCAGCACCTCCTTTATCAGACCAACTATCATCATCACCAACATCACCATCTTCAATACTATCAAAAACATCATCTCCACCATCCTCAGCATCATCTTCATAACTCCCAatatcaacatcatcatcatcatcatcatcttcttctatACTATCATCTACGCCTCCTTTATCACCAACTTTTCTTTCatctttatcatcatcatcaacaaccgCCACTAGCACAACCTCTGCATCATATTCCTCATCCTTACCATTGTCAACAAACTCACAGCCTTCATCACCAACATTAAGTAACAGTAACATTATCATCAAACATCTTCAATACTATCATATACACAATCCTCATCAACTTCATCATTGTCATCATCTTCAACACTATTATCTACACCATCTTCATTATCAACATTACCATCACTGTTATCATCATCAACATCTTCAATGCTATCATCTACACCATCTTCATCAGACCCATTATCATCATCAACCTCACCAAGACAGCCCTCACTATCAACAACCTCCACATCATATTCCACATCCTTACCATAATCAGCTAACTCGCAGCCTTCATCACCATCCCCATCATTTTCATCACCAACATTAACATCATCAACATCTTCAATATTATCGTTTACACCATCTTCAttatcttcatcatcctcctcacCATCTTCATCAGTCCAACTATTCTTAACATCATCATCTTATTCttcaacattttcatttacaccATCTTTAGCAACATCCTCATGAGTCCCTttattattgtcatcatcatcttcaACACCATTTTCAACACCACTatcttcatcatcttcaccaTTCTCAGCACCATCTTCATCAGTCCCactattgttatcatcatcaacaacatctTCAATATTATCATCTACACCAACTTTATCATCTTCACCATCTTCATCAATCCTGCTATCATCATGATCGCCAACCCCACCTGCACAGTTCTCACATTTTTAAGAACCTCTACATTATTTTCTGCATCCTTACCATCATCAGCAAACTCACAGCCTTCATCACCATCTTCATCACTAACATTAACAACATCAACGACATCTTTAGAACCATCATCTACACCATCTGCATCATCTTAACCATCTTCAGTACCATCTTAATCAGTCCCACTATCATCATCAAACCCTCCAGCACAGCCATCATTATCAATAACCTCTGCATCATCTTCCTCAAACTTGCCATCATCAGCTAACTAACAGGCTTCATCACcaacattatcatcatcatcatcttcattacTGTCAACAAAACAATCCTCACCATCATCACCCTCACTTTCAGCAACACCAATACTAATGTCATCACCATCTTTATTACCAAATTCACCATCCCCACCATTGTCTTCATTAATAACCTCACAACCATCACCACCAGCAGCAACACCATCATCGCCTTTTTCTCCATCTATTTCTATCATTGACTTTACCAGCTACATCATCACCATCTTTATCATCTTCACCATCATCACCAACCATACCATTATTACAGTCATCCTCACTGTCATCACCAGCTTCACCACCACTATCATCACCAAACTCTTCATCATTCTCAGCATCATCTTCACcaccatcactatcatcattcTTGTCATCATCACCAGCCTCCCCCTCATTTAAACCATCCTCACCATCAACATCCTTTGCGGATAAGAAGAGAGTGACCACAGGCCTGCGTGTGTATGTGCGCTCCAAGGCCAATATGGAAGCAACGCTAAAGGCTATGCAGGATGTAAGTCATTACTAAAATTACTTTCAATAGTTCACAAATGTGCTTTACTGCTTAGAATATTAAACCGTTCCTCCAAGAGTTTGctcaataataaaacattaaactcaTATTAACAGCTGACTagcattaataaattaacaacacTGGCAACACCACACTTAAATTAGAGTATTGTAAGTAAAATTGTTCTTCTCTGGGTATAGTTTGTTCTTCACATGGAGGTCATCATGAGGAGACAGCAGGCTGAAGACTGCAGGATACGAGTGTTAAACGGCACAGCTATGAAAAAAATCAACGTGAAATGAACACCTCATCAAATATGACATCCACATCACATAATAGCTCATCTATATAAATTTCATCTTATATGAATATTCTGTGTTTTGCAGAAATCTAATTTCCTGAACATGTTGCTAAATGGACATGTTTTTTCACTAGGTGGCACTGCAGCATAAAACATAAGTAAACAACACATCACTGGAACAGAAACAGTCTTttgtacatatactgtattttggcaaagatttaatgattaaaatctccaaaaagttaaaagatataaaagagtatctttttttattttttattttgctgggcctcatttgaattgaaaatgaatttaaacatttgtattgatttaatttaatgagttcacccttacatctaatctgatagcaaatagtaagcatattttggcgtgGTGTCCTGGGGGAGGGCTCTGAGCCCGGAATATGGCCCAAACCCAGAGAACTCCTCCTATCCGTAATGTGGTTGCCCCCCAAAATGTGCATGCTGTGAAGAGAAAAGGTGCAGGGTAACCGGGAGAGCCCGTGCAGTGTTCGATGGGAGCTGCAGCTCGCAGCATTGGACTGGCGAGCCCTACATGCCGCTAGAAAATGGGGGAGTATCGAAAGGCCCGATCATAAAACCTGACtcaacttctttttttattaaattatctaCTGTATCTGACTCTGCAAGTGCGGATTGGAGATTGTTGCAAATGATGTTCTGTGAGAGCGGGCATGTAGTGCCAGGATTAAAGCCCTATTCGAGGCCAGACAATAGATAATTGGTAAAGTCAATAAGTAGTCTCTCGATTTTTTATTGGTAACTTTCATGACTGGGCAAACTGTATGGGCATGAGCCCCGCCACAATAATTACAGACATGGAGAAACTTGCATTGCTGTCTCACACATCTTCCTCTGTTGAAGTTTCCGCATACCTGTTGATTGCCGGAGAATGAGAAAGATTCTCTCCTGGAATCCGATATTGGATTGGAAGTTGCAGAACGTGGCGGGACATAGGCGGGACAtagcagagagaggagagatgagagaTCAACATCCGCACCTGCGAGGATCTAAGATTTGATAAGATTTGTTAGGTACAGGGGGAGGTTCCAGAGCAAGGGCATTCGGTGGGGTAGGTAGAGGGACTGCAACGAATAACGTGTACTGAGGTTTAGATTGGATATCAGGGTTAGAGGGAAGATAAGGAGGGGCCATAACCGTTTACAgatgcaaaataaaatcaaaaacttaaGTGTAGGCTGCccaccaataataaaaaaaaataacaaaaagaaaagtaaagggTAGCTGAGCTTGAGTGGCTGgcagaggcagcctcacgctaccGTCTGCAGCCGGAGGTAGAAGGGAGTGGGAAGGATAGGAGGTTGTAAAACCATGCCAGTGGGTGATGCTGCATACGGCGCGGTAGCTGAATGCACCGCAGTGATTGGTTGAGAAGAGGAGGAAGGCAGTGCAATGTAAGGAGCGGCCGAGTCTGGGGAATGGCCCAGACTTGCTGATGGCCTGCTGCGTCTTGACACACGAGGGGAGCCGGAACTTGATCTGGAAGACGACGTTAGAGAGACATGGTAACTTTTAGTCTTGCAGGCTTTAATTACCTTTTTGGAGGTGGTTGAATTAACATTTTCCAGAGAGATGTACAGAAAGTTTTTTCGAGAAAACTTAACTTCAGAGTTTGACAATCCTGCGACGGTCCATTTCCCAATAGGAGGGATGGATGGTGATGGTGTCTCGATGGTGGAGGTGAACGGAGACTTTGTGGCTTAGGTGTGCGAGTAGCTGGCCTTGTGGGCCTCCGCCCGGGTGCTGAGGCCTGGGGCTCGGTGGTGGAACCAGGCCGAGGAGGAAGTGCCTTGGAGCCATTAGAAGGATGTGCCTTTGAGCCGGAGGCCTGAGAAGCAGGTGTTTTTTGAGCCGGAGGCTTGATCGAGATTTGCCTTAGAGTGAGTGGTTTGCGATGGAGCATCCAGCTCGTTGTCAGATGGGAAGTGCTCAAGTTCTGAAATTTTTTGGCAGTGGAATGAAGCTGGATGCTGGAAAATTGTTGCAGGACTGAGGTAGGtaggctgcatatatatatatatatatatatatatatatatatatatatatatatatatatatctatatatatatatatatat
Above is a genomic segment from Cyprinus carpio isolate SPL01 chromosome A2, ASM1834038v1, whole genome shotgun sequence containing:
- the LOC109101115 gene encoding MAM and LDL-receptor class A domain-containing protein 1-like isoform X1, which codes for MPGDTYLGLLSVVAYLCALNTEAFSGFPLTLPDWRSNADYFTKCDIGSDLPASCDWTSERPISTQTATEETSLHPENPSGAYRLKSGFLKISEDSCLEFWYHKPIKKSSELRVLLVDNIQETLIWTSETSSSGDWRQVFIPLTKQSDNDNLQQVVFELLKGLHGDEATAFDRIGIRKEQCGPQCQRGGIFWTDKSTWCTCTDEQLICSHIPWSNDTFGTCHVASDPHYTTFDGVSFQFESPCTYVLSKVCDESGLLPKFTVEVQNENKGDSHISSIQQVNINVHGLRVTMMRTERRKVMVNGIWNNLPLLLKGNRVTVNAQGGALVLQTDFKLSIFYMQSGSVQVIVPSHYSNRICGMCGNFNHETEDDFKIPDESLVQDRHVLGQSVCEEPTLPRVCTDAEEQQYASEAYCGMLTSRQGPFSMCSSVLNADSFFQSCMFDMCTTHGDPAALCNAIEAFDATCNKVGISVLAWRNSTFCPVACGLHSHYNACASGCPNTCSSQDATGSCGICEERCECDDGFMLSGGSCVLAKDCGCWANGQHSSIRETFMKGECEQQCQCLGNGTIQCSPTACMADEVCMVKDRVLGCFPSSPMTCSVYGDPHYITFDGKAYSFWGTCNYTIAKTCGPTETQFMVTARNEGQNNSATSSLNSVALDMEGLHIVIGKNKQVYANGGQVRLPAKFGSSVSVFQSGPYAQVNTNFGLRLLFGNARLFVQVDERYRGVLCGLCGTYSGSQFDDFLTPDGNTVANPHEFASSWNTNDSDWPCSNGSPVPPECHPDLEDDAYTKCSELFEDAFKECHWFVPPQIYVSSCVSDYCISKGDKAKLCTSLEDYVSACEISEVFLPDWRNHTLCFANPLPTDDPTPTKSSASCPWSCNFDQDECGWEQLIQDSFDWTRWSGSTPSNLTGPSGDHTTGSGYYMFIEGDSVVHGDSARIMSPVCHTSGKQCLSFWFHMYGLATAMSLNLYIFENNRAIKIWSRANNQGNSWYQGQVEIKPQQPFQIIIEGIRGSDPRSDVSIDDVSIVHGACEYLSAEDVDLTTLAPHPYTPNFIDPHPNCRMNCDFESDICSWTQMVTDAFDWTRHRGSTPTSMTGPSSDHTTGSGFYMYIEGDSVTHGDTARLLSAECADPQPQCLQFWYHMYGSSWTMGMSVYLLQYGNVAKEVWRKREDQGNMWHLARVDLRPDAKFQVIFEGRRGSSARSDVAIDDVSLHRGACNDLPNQVASPSVPLPQPAAIQRREIPNTSASCSISCDFEKDICAWSQLATDVFDWTRHRGSTPTSMTGPSSDHTTGSGFYMYIEGDSVTHGDTARLLSAECADPQPQCLQFWYHMYGSSWTMGMSVYLLQYGNVAKEVWRKREDQGNMWHLARVDLRPDAKFQVIFEGRRGSSARSDVAIDDISLHRGACSDLPNQVASPSVPLPQPAAIQRREIPNTSASCSISCDFEKDICAWTQLATDVFDWTRHRGSTPTSMTGPSSDHTTGSGFYMYIEGDSVTHGDTARLLSAECAEPQPQCLQFWYHMYGSSWTMGMSVYLLQYGNVAKEVWRKREDQGNMWHLARVDLRPDAKFQVIFEGRRGSSARSDVAIDDVSLHRGACSDLPNQVASPSVPLPQPAAIQRREIPNTSASCSISCDFEKDICAWTQLATDVFDWTRHRGSTPTSMTGPSSDHTTGSGFYMYIEGDSVTHGDTARLLSAECADPQPQCLQFWYHMYGSSWTMGMSVYLLQYGNVAKEVWRKREDQGNMWHLARVDLRPDAKFQVIFEGRRGSSARSDVAIDDISLHRGACSEITLSDTHGYSDSISENNPIKLNEEEAKNEFGESWKATDDKITARRRRSLLQRERSWA